Proteins from one Hydrogenivirga caldilitoris genomic window:
- a CDS encoding SCO family protein: protein MAPLLASLLFLLSFLSFSQDITPNAEVVLGREVPNVILTDSKGKRLSLRELSEGKPVLLSFIYTRCTSSCPLIVQRLREALSRIDSEDYKVVLVDFDDRDTISELGKFVKQRQIYEPGWSVVLVESKQLMSLTRTLDFKFFYDKETDMFAHPNVLIVLSPKLKVTGYILGISYDPQRLSALLKEAREERVSINPIKGLLLKCFRFDPVTGTYSIDWSFVAMVLGGLIPITVMFYYVVLKNILLGFRRATG, encoded by the coding sequence ATGGCTCCCCTCCTTGCCTCCCTTCTTTTTCTTCTTTCCTTTTTATCCTTCTCTCAGGACATAACGCCCAACGCAGAAGTAGTTCTCGGCAGGGAGGTTCCTAACGTAATCCTCACAGATTCAAAGGGAAAGAGGTTGAGCCTTAGGGAACTTTCTGAAGGGAAACCTGTTCTTTTAAGCTTCATATATACGAGATGTACCTCCTCCTGCCCCCTGATAGTTCAAAGGCTCAGGGAAGCCCTCTCCCGAATTGACTCAGAGGACTACAAGGTGGTTCTCGTGGACTTTGACGATAGAGATACCATCTCGGAGCTGGGAAAGTTTGTGAAGCAGAGGCAAATATACGAGCCAGGTTGGAGTGTAGTCCTCGTGGAAAGCAAGCAGCTTATGTCTCTCACAAGAACCCTTGACTTTAAGTTTTTCTACGACAAGGAGACCGACATGTTTGCCCATCCCAACGTGCTGATCGTCCTCTCTCCCAAGTTAAAGGTTACGGGATACATACTGGGTATATCTTACGACCCCCAGAGGCTATCTGCCCTTTTGAAAGAAGCCCGTGAGGAAAGGGTTTCAATAAACCCCATAAAAGGTTTGTTACTCAAGTGCTTTAGGTTTGACCCTGTAACTGGCACCTACAGTATTGACTGGTCTTTCGTGGCTATGGTCTTGGGCGGGCTTATCCCCATAACGGTGATGTTTTACTACGTGGTTTTGAAGAATATCCTACTTGGGTTCAGGAGGGCAACCGGATGA
- a CDS encoding nitrite reductase, with translation MKSFKLGLAAGVLTLGASLVAGAAEVPKLTPEEMKKASQIFFDRCAGCHGMLRKGATGPALTPDITRQRGLQYLETIITNGTPGGMPDWGRQGILTKDEIKLLAKFLMHEPPEPPLMSLAEMKKWWKVYVPPEARPTKPEHNLNWKNFMGIILRDVGKVAIVDGDTKKLVSIVDTGFAVHIFRSSGTGRYFLTIGRDGKATLIDLWLKKPDKVAEVKVCYDARSIDTSKYKGPRGDFMDKLAIVGCYWPPSFVLLDGQTLEPIKIVDTSDYTWDTNEYVREARVASIVASHHDPEWIVSNKEPGKVLIVNYEDPTNLKMHYIDAERFLHDGGWDMSKRYFLVAANMRNKVIVIDSVEKKYVAEIETGVKPHPGRGANFVHARYGPVWCTGHLGSNNVACIGTDPINRSRYAWKLVANIELPGPGGGTLFIKTHPESPHIWVDRPLSAEPKLQRELYVIDKDSLKVIKTINVIEELKKKGYKNIDGRVVHPEFDMYGKEVWVSVWGRKDKPTALVVFDDRTMEIKEVITGDWVRTPTGIFNVYTTTNDIY, from the coding sequence ATGAAGTCGTTTAAGCTCGGTCTGGCAGCAGGAGTGCTAACGTTGGGTGCCAGCCTGGTAGCAGGTGCCGCGGAGGTCCCAAAACTCACGCCGGAAGAGATGAAGAAAGCCTCTCAGATATTCTTTGACCGGTGTGCAGGATGTCACGGGATGCTCAGGAAGGGTGCAACGGGACCGGCCCTCACGCCGGATATAACGAGGCAGAGGGGACTTCAGTACCTTGAGACGATAATCACCAACGGAACACCGGGAGGAATGCCCGACTGGGGAAGACAAGGCATACTCACGAAGGACGAGATCAAGCTACTTGCGAAGTTCCTTATGCACGAGCCCCCTGAACCTCCACTGATGTCTCTTGCAGAGATGAAGAAGTGGTGGAAGGTTTACGTCCCACCCGAAGCCAGACCTACAAAACCTGAGCACAACCTCAACTGGAAGAACTTCATGGGAATCATACTCAGGGATGTAGGTAAGGTAGCTATAGTTGATGGAGATACGAAGAAGCTTGTCAGCATAGTGGATACTGGATTTGCTGTCCACATATTCAGATCTTCAGGGACGGGAAGGTACTTCCTCACCATAGGAAGGGACGGAAAGGCAACCCTCATAGACCTCTGGCTCAAGAAACCCGACAAGGTCGCGGAGGTGAAGGTCTGTTACGACGCGAGGTCCATAGATACGAGCAAGTATAAAGGACCCAGAGGTGACTTCATGGACAAGCTTGCCATAGTGGGATGCTACTGGCCTCCAAGCTTCGTTCTCCTTGACGGGCAGACATTAGAGCCTATTAAGATAGTGGACACAAGTGACTACACTTGGGATACCAACGAGTACGTGAGAGAGGCAAGGGTAGCCTCCATAGTCGCCTCCCACCACGACCCAGAGTGGATAGTCAGCAACAAAGAACCAGGAAAGGTTCTCATAGTCAATTACGAAGACCCCACAAACTTAAAGATGCATTACATTGACGCGGAGAGGTTCCTCCACGACGGTGGTTGGGACATGTCTAAGAGATACTTCCTGGTTGCTGCCAACATGAGGAACAAGGTGATAGTTATAGATTCCGTTGAGAAGAAGTATGTTGCAGAGATAGAGACTGGTGTAAAACCACACCCTGGAAGGGGAGCTAACTTCGTCCACGCAAGGTACGGACCCGTATGGTGTACGGGACACCTTGGTTCCAACAACGTAGCTTGCATAGGAACAGACCCGATCAACAGGTCAAGGTACGCCTGGAAGCTCGTTGCCAACATTGAACTCCCCGGACCCGGTGGAGGAACGCTCTTCATCAAGACACATCCCGAATCCCCCCACATATGGGTTGACAGACCCCTCAGCGCCGAGCCGAAACTCCAGAGAGAGCTCTACGTTATAGACAAGGACAGCCTCAAGGTTATAAAGACGATAAACGTTATAGAGGAGCTTAAGAAGAAGGGCTACAAGAACATAGACGGAAGGGTCGTTCATCCAGAGTTTGATATGTACGGCAAAGAGGTATGGGTCTCCGTGTGGGGTAGAAAGGATAAGCCCACCGCACTGGTTGTCTTTGACGACAGGACGATGGAGATAAAGGAGGTAATAACCGGGGACTGGGTAAGGACTCCGACGGGCATATTCAACGTATACACAACGACCAACGATATCTATTGA
- a CDS encoding cytochrome D1 domain-containing protein — protein sequence MASLISLRSLAPSLPLFFFLFSFADDGRGIYLKHCASCHHEDRIGRTAPPLLPEFLGKKNDDYLVRVIKEGIPASSMPSFGFLSEKDVKKLIDFIRKPSPHLIYTLKDIENSYTKLEGNTKKLGIKDVKNLIVAVDRGSRKVSLIEESRVLDSFPFGNVHGGVKFSPGGRDFYVPARDGWIAHYSVEEGRLKEKIRACIYLRNIALSPSGNRLLASCVLPKSLLLMDKNLKPLKKIELEGRPGAVYELNKSGHFILTFRDKPYVALVNQEGDILYKRIDSPLEDFFIDPLERFIVGSSRKEGKLLVYELESLKKVFEREVPGLPHLFSASFWYTGGSFYFATRHIGSTKVSIWRMYDWELVKEIDTGGKGFFVRTNSKVPDLWIDNGGGEFILIDKKSLEVKRFKASEGGQATHVEFSADGRFAYVSVVGGKRGLYLYDPLSLEPLGKIPAEYPVGKYNFVNKSRSFDTVQLGYQVFMEKCWGCHHTTKEAFGPPFKWIAKHRNKAQIVSQMLNPEETAKLLGYDRNAMPKIALSPEEVEVLLSLIESLKGDEEDKHAKTE from the coding sequence ATGGCCTCTCTCATCTCACTACGCTCCCTCGCCCCCTCCCTTCCCCTTTTCTTTTTTCTTTTTTCCTTTGCAGACGATGGGAGAGGTATATACCTAAAACACTGTGCTTCCTGTCACCATGAGGACAGGATAGGAAGAACAGCTCCTCCTCTCCTACCAGAGTTCCTCGGGAAGAAAAACGACGATTATCTTGTAAGGGTTATAAAGGAAGGAATTCCCGCATCCAGCATGCCTTCTTTCGGGTTCCTCTCCGAAAAGGACGTCAAGAAATTGATAGATTTCATTAGGAAACCCTCTCCTCACTTGATCTATACACTGAAGGATATAGAGAACAGTTATACAAAGTTAGAAGGTAATACTAAGAAACTTGGTATAAAGGACGTTAAGAACCTCATCGTTGCGGTTGATAGAGGCTCCAGAAAAGTATCCCTGATTGAAGAAAGCCGTGTTCTTGATAGCTTCCCTTTTGGGAACGTCCATGGAGGTGTAAAGTTCTCCCCTGGGGGTAGGGACTTTTACGTACCCGCAAGGGACGGATGGATAGCCCATTACAGTGTTGAAGAGGGAAGACTGAAGGAGAAGATAAGAGCCTGTATTTACCTGAGAAATATAGCCCTTTCACCATCAGGTAACAGACTTCTGGCAAGCTGTGTCTTACCCAAATCGCTCCTCTTGATGGACAAAAACCTCAAACCCTTAAAGAAGATAGAGCTGGAGGGAAGACCGGGGGCAGTTTACGAGCTGAACAAGAGCGGACACTTTATACTGACCTTCAGGGATAAGCCATACGTGGCTTTAGTAAATCAGGAAGGGGATATCCTTTATAAGCGCATAGATAGCCCTTTAGAGGACTTCTTCATAGACCCCCTTGAAAGGTTCATAGTGGGCAGCTCAAGAAAAGAGGGGAAGCTGTTAGTTTACGAGCTTGAATCCCTAAAAAAGGTATTTGAAAGAGAGGTACCAGGGCTTCCTCATCTCTTCTCTGCAAGCTTCTGGTACACAGGAGGAAGCTTTTACTTCGCCACCCGTCACATAGGTTCAACAAAGGTAAGTATATGGAGAATGTACGATTGGGAGTTAGTCAAAGAGATAGACACGGGAGGGAAAGGCTTTTTTGTCAGAACGAACTCCAAGGTTCCTGACCTGTGGATAGATAACGGTGGCGGTGAGTTTATCCTCATTGATAAGAAGAGCCTTGAGGTAAAGAGGTTTAAAGCTTCAGAGGGTGGACAGGCAACCCATGTGGAGTTTTCCGCTGACGGGAGGTTCGCGTATGTGAGCGTGGTGGGGGGTAAAAGGGGGCTTTACCTTTACGACCCTTTAAGCCTTGAACCCTTAGGCAAGATTCCGGCGGAATACCCTGTTGGGAAGTACAACTTTGTAAATAAAAGCAGGAGTTTTGATACCGTCCAGCTTGGTTATCAGGTTTTTATGGAAAAGTGCTGGGGCTGCCACCATACGACAAAGGAAGCCTTTGGACCTCCGTTCAAATGGATCGCCAAACATAGGAACAAAGCTCAAATAGTTTCTCAGATGCTTAACCCTGAAGAAACGGCAAAACTACTGGGATACGATAGGAACGCGATGCCAAAGATAGCCCTGTCTCCGGAGGAGGTAGAGGTCCTGCTTTCTCTGATAGAGAGTCTTAAGGGGGATGAGGAGGATAAACATGCTAAGACTGAGTGA
- a CDS encoding radical SAM/SPASM domain-containing protein produces the protein MLRLSEFIRKALGEDRYRPFPGVILIWNLTNRCNLYCKHCYSSANQETKGELSLTDIERVAGELVEENVRFAILSGGEPLLRGDIYDIAEVLKGKGIKTYLSTNGLLINQDNVYRIRDSFDYVGISIDGTPEIHDSFRGKRHSFEEALNALRLCQRIGIKAGLRFTLTEQTAGSLPFIFELVEEIGVPKVYISHLVYSGRGQKLKDVDKKRYRELVEYIVSKAFEFVEEGKEVDIVTGNNEADAVVLLKEFEKRYPDKKEKLLEILRSWGGNQAGVRLVNIDYRGNVKPDPFFFHSLGSLRERSFSEIWNSNGLLSKLREKPRTIKGRCSNCPYLDICNGNSRARAYFSYGDYFAEDPACYI, from the coding sequence ATGCTAAGACTGAGTGAGTTTATCAGGAAGGCTCTGGGGGAAGATAGGTACAGGCCGTTTCCAGGAGTTATACTCATATGGAACTTAACCAACCGATGCAATCTCTACTGCAAGCACTGTTACTCTTCTGCCAATCAGGAAACCAAAGGAGAGCTTTCCCTCACGGATATAGAGAGAGTTGCTGGGGAACTGGTAGAAGAGAATGTAAGGTTTGCAATTCTGTCTGGCGGAGAACCCCTTCTGAGAGGAGACATATACGATATAGCAGAGGTTTTGAAGGGAAAAGGAATTAAAACTTACCTGTCTACCAACGGACTCCTTATAAACCAAGATAACGTTTACAGGATAAGAGATAGCTTTGATTACGTCGGCATAAGCATAGACGGAACCCCCGAAATCCATGACTCCTTCAGGGGAAAGAGACACTCCTTTGAAGAAGCTCTAAACGCCTTAAGATTGTGTCAGAGAATCGGTATAAAGGCAGGTCTTAGGTTCACACTAACAGAGCAGACAGCTGGCTCCCTGCCCTTCATCTTTGAGCTCGTTGAGGAGATAGGTGTTCCTAAAGTCTATATATCCCACCTCGTTTACTCAGGAAGGGGGCAAAAACTTAAAGACGTTGATAAGAAAAGGTACAGGGAACTCGTGGAGTATATAGTCAGTAAAGCCTTTGAGTTTGTTGAGGAAGGCAAGGAAGTAGATATAGTTACAGGTAACAACGAGGCGGATGCGGTAGTACTTCTCAAGGAGTTTGAAAAGAGATACCCTGACAAGAAGGAAAAGCTGCTGGAGATATTGAGAAGCTGGGGAGGCAACCAGGCAGGTGTCAGATTGGTAAACATAGATTACAGAGGGAATGTAAAGCCAGACCCCTTCTTCTTCCACAGTCTTGGAAGCTTGAGAGAAAGAAGCTTCTCGGAGATATGGAACTCTAATGGTTTACTCTCTAAGCTAAGAGAAAAACCCAGGACTATAAAGGGTAGATGTTCAAACTGTCCTTACCTGGACATATGTAACGGAAACTCAAGAGCTAGAGCCTACTTCTCCTATGGAGATTACTTTGCGGAGGACCCGGCATGCTATATCTGA
- a CDS encoding cytochrome D1 domain-containing protein produces the protein MLYLIALLLSAFAYAEKVYVVERERGAVAVVENDKLKGEVKNLGNLNHATLKFLGSKAFVVSRDGFLSSVDTDKDSLMGKVKVGDSTIGFTFCEGKIVVANYSPHTVVFLSPELEILREIDTGSRNVGIKSYKNLLTFALMDRDQVWVLDCKDYRKVKVFENVGNMPFDALLSGESYLVGFFKESSVGVANLKDLTYRKVSFRAEKGEVVFKIPHFGLWGVYGKKAYIPAVGERRVHIVNLESFEYEGSIELPGLPVFVSVSPDGKYVAVNYSGDMEDYLTLINRGEGKVIRTEKLGKRILHFRFTSDGKFIYLSSYYENRLKKVSVPELKVLGEVNVPTPSGVFIKGG, from the coding sequence ATGCTATATCTGATAGCCCTTCTTCTATCTGCCTTTGCATACGCTGAAAAGGTTTACGTTGTGGAAAGAGAACGGGGAGCGGTTGCCGTGGTTGAAAACGATAAACTCAAGGGTGAGGTAAAGAACTTAGGAAACCTCAACCACGCAACACTCAAGTTTTTAGGGAGTAAGGCTTTTGTGGTCAGCAGGGACGGCTTTCTATCAAGCGTAGATACAGACAAAGATAGTCTCATGGGAAAAGTAAAGGTGGGAGACAGCACCATCGGGTTCACCTTCTGTGAGGGAAAGATTGTTGTAGCCAATTACTCTCCCCACACGGTTGTATTTCTCAGTCCGGAGCTGGAAATCCTGAGGGAGATAGACACAGGTTCAAGGAACGTGGGTATAAAGAGCTATAAGAACCTTTTGACCTTTGCCCTTATGGATAGAGACCAAGTATGGGTACTTGACTGCAAAGATTACAGGAAAGTCAAAGTCTTTGAAAACGTGGGAAACATGCCCTTTGATGCCCTTTTATCCGGAGAAAGCTACCTTGTAGGCTTCTTCAAAGAGAGTTCTGTTGGCGTAGCGAACCTCAAGGACCTGACTTACAGAAAGGTAAGTTTCAGAGCTGAAAAGGGTGAGGTAGTTTTCAAGATCCCCCACTTTGGTCTGTGGGGTGTGTACGGGAAGAAAGCTTACATACCTGCAGTTGGTGAAAGAAGAGTTCACATAGTGAACCTGGAAAGCTTTGAGTATGAAGGAAGCATAGAGCTTCCAGGGCTACCTGTTTTCGTTTCCGTATCACCGGACGGGAAGTATGTGGCGGTCAATTACAGCGGGGACATGGAAGACTACCTGACGCTTATAAACCGGGGGGAAGGGAAAGTAATCAGGACAGAGAAACTTGGGAAGAGGATTCTCCACTTCCGATTCACATCTGATGGGAAGTTCATTTATCTGTCCTCGTATTACGAGAACAGGTTGAAGAAGGTCAGCGTTCCTGAGTTGAAGGTGTTAGGGGAGGTAAATGTTCCAACGCCTTCGGGTGTCTTCATCAAGGGAGGTTGA
- the cobA gene encoding uroporphyrinogen-III C-methyltransferase — protein sequence MGKVYLVGAGPGDPELLTLKAVRVISEADVILYDRLIGEEVLNFAKPDCKLIYVGKEDGKHTIPQEEINKLLVYYASTHRNIVRLKGGDPFVFGRGGEEALYLKEHGIPYEVVPGVSSAYSVPAYAGIPLTFRGIASSFAVITGHECTGKEKRVNWRAFGSIDTLVILMGVKNRQRIAKELIEAGRVPDEPVAFIERGTTNEQRTVISTLREVASNPPEVKPPAIMVVGEVVRLQSDISQLLENVKNYEGAYHA from the coding sequence ATGGGAAAGGTTTACCTTGTAGGTGCAGGTCCGGGAGATCCAGAGCTTCTTACTCTGAAAGCCGTCAGGGTCATATCTGAAGCCGATGTGATACTCTATGATAGGCTTATCGGAGAGGAGGTATTAAACTTCGCAAAGCCTGACTGCAAGCTAATCTATGTTGGAAAGGAAGACGGCAAGCATACGATACCTCAGGAGGAAATAAACAAACTCCTCGTTTACTACGCCAGTACCCATAGGAACATTGTCAGGCTGAAAGGCGGAGACCCCTTTGTATTTGGAAGAGGAGGAGAGGAAGCTCTTTACCTGAAAGAGCACGGAATACCTTACGAGGTTGTACCTGGCGTGAGCTCCGCATACTCCGTTCCGGCTTATGCTGGAATACCCCTGACATTTCGGGGAATAGCCTCCTCCTTCGCTGTTATCACTGGTCATGAATGTACGGGCAAAGAGAAGAGAGTAAACTGGAGGGCATTCGGAAGCATAGATACCCTTGTGATACTTATGGGCGTGAAGAACAGGCAGAGGATAGCCAAAGAGCTTATTGAAGCGGGAAGAGTTCCTGATGAGCCCGTTGCTTTCATTGAGAGGGGAACTACCAATGAGCAAAGGACTGTAATCTCAACCCTGAGAGAGGTGGCAAGTAATCCACCTGAGGTTAAACCGCCTGCAATTATGGTCGTGGGAGAAGTCGTACGACTTCAAAGTGATATAAGCCAGCTTTTAGAAAACGTAAAAAATTATGAGGGGGCATACCATGCTTAG
- a CDS encoding Lrp/AsnC family transcriptional regulator, with protein sequence MLREELLKEIQSNIPIVSRPFKYLGERLGVDEGEVIKAVKSLKEEGIIRQVSPIYDTKAAGYDSSLVAFKVPRDRILEVAKLVNTHPGVSHNYEREHDFNLWFTLAVPPDGEMSLEETVSLLAKLGKVEGYVVLRTLKTYKIGVKLDYKELTEREEVKIQDRKKTQLTELEKEVIRVSQKDIPLVEAPFAELAKTLGVTEEEFLQTLRVLQNKGVMRRFSAILFHRRAGFRANGMAVWRVPEDRIDQIGIHLASYKSVSHCYWRTTNQHWSYNLFSMIHGKTKEEVLSFVEKVGEEVGIYDRETLFSTREFKKRRVELFSEEFYEWEREKLSLHTY encoded by the coding sequence ATGCTTAGGGAAGAGCTTTTAAAGGAAATACAGTCCAACATCCCTATAGTAAGCAGACCCTTTAAGTACCTAGGTGAGAGACTGGGCGTGGACGAGGGTGAAGTTATAAAGGCTGTTAAAAGTTTGAAGGAGGAGGGCATAATTCGGCAGGTATCTCCCATCTATGATACAAAGGCGGCAGGATATGACAGCTCCCTGGTAGCCTTCAAAGTTCCCAGAGACAGGATACTGGAGGTAGCCAAGCTTGTTAACACCCATCCCGGAGTGAGCCATAACTACGAGAGGGAGCATGACTTCAACCTCTGGTTCACCCTTGCGGTACCCCCCGACGGAGAGATGAGCCTGGAGGAAACTGTATCCCTGCTGGCAAAGCTTGGAAAGGTAGAAGGCTATGTGGTACTTAGAACCCTAAAAACTTACAAGATTGGAGTAAAACTGGACTACAAAGAACTCACGGAGAGAGAGGAAGTAAAGATACAAGACAGAAAAAAAACACAGCTAACCGAGCTTGAAAAGGAGGTAATAAGGGTATCCCAGAAGGATATTCCCCTCGTAGAAGCACCCTTTGCAGAGCTTGCAAAAACGCTGGGTGTAACTGAAGAGGAGTTCCTGCAAACGCTAAGGGTCCTCCAAAACAAAGGAGTTATGAGAAGATTCTCGGCGATCCTCTTTCACAGGAGGGCAGGCTTTAGGGCAAACGGCATGGCAGTTTGGAGAGTCCCCGAAGATAGGATTGACCAGATAGGAATCCACCTCGCTTCTTATAAGAGTGTGTCTCACTGCTACTGGAGAACCACAAACCAACACTGGAGCTACAACCTGTTCTCAATGATACATGGAAAAACCAAGGAGGAAGTTCTCTCCTTTGTAGAGAAAGTAGGAGAGGAGGTGGGAATATATGACAGGGAGACTCTCTTCTCAACGAGGGAATTCAAAAAGAGGAGGGTTGAACTCTTCTCGGAGGAGTTCTATGAGTGGGAGAGAGAGAAACTCAGTTTACATACCTACTAA
- a CDS encoding TetR/AcrR family transcriptional regulator: MSGRERNSVYIPTKERIMSAALRLFSLKGFKGTTVKDIAKEVDITEGAIYRHFSSKEEIIESLFERITEEIRKLVKERVLTKEDIASQGEALAETLLSYAFDNPDSFRFLTVYHILHENGQKEKLPGSRLLEAFREAYRRKKLRTLPEVAFSIVIGSVERLFILWELGIVKVQREVLLEELRSAVRKVLSDP; encoded by the coding sequence ATGAGTGGGAGAGAGAGAAACTCAGTTTACATACCTACTAAGGAAAGGATAATGTCCGCTGCACTGAGGCTCTTTTCTCTAAAGGGCTTCAAGGGGACAACCGTAAAGGACATAGCTAAGGAGGTAGATATAACCGAGGGAGCCATATACAGACACTTCAGCAGCAAGGAAGAGATAATAGAGAGCCTTTTTGAGAGGATCACCGAAGAAATAAGGAAACTTGTGAAAGAGAGGGTCCTTACAAAAGAAGATATTGCCTCTCAAGGGGAAGCCCTTGCAGAAACTCTTCTTAGCTATGCCTTTGACAACCCCGACTCCTTCAGATTTCTGACCGTGTACCACATACTCCATGAGAACGGTCAGAAGGAGAAACTCCCTGGAAGCAGGCTCTTGGAGGCTTTCAGAGAAGCGTATAGAAGGAAGAAGCTCAGGACACTTCCTGAGGTCGCCTTCAGCATAGTAATAGGTTCAGTTGAGAGGCTCTTCATACTCTGGGAACTGGGCATAGTTAAAGTCCAGAGAGAGGTTCTCCTGGAAGAGCTGAGGTCCGCAGTAAGGAAGGTTCTATCAGACCCCTAA
- a CDS encoding DUF503 domain-containing protein, giving the protein MVVGVLILELYIPDSGSLKGKRKEIKSIKDRLRSNFNVSVSEVDNQELWQRSSIGVAVAGSDVSQVKETIDKIESFVERNWAHLLLETRRELMNLGV; this is encoded by the coding sequence ATGGTAGTCGGAGTTCTGATACTTGAGCTGTATATACCCGATTCGGGGTCTCTGAAGGGAAAGAGGAAGGAGATAAAGTCCATAAAGGACAGGCTTAGGAGTAACTTTAACGTTTCCGTATCTGAGGTAGATAATCAGGAGCTCTGGCAGAGGAGCAGTATAGGTGTTGCCGTTGCGGGAAGTGATGTCTCCCAGGTGAAGGAAACCATAGATAAAATTGAAAGCTTTGTGGAAAGGAATTGGGCACACCTGCTTCTGGAGACGAGGAGGGAACTGATGAATTTAGGGGTCTGA
- a CDS encoding nucleoside deaminase — translation MREALREAEKAIALGEVPVGCVVVKENRIIARAHNLTESLKDASAHAELLALREASSRLGDWRLTGCELYVTLEPCIMCAYALVLFRVDKVVFGAPDVKHGGVMSLYNLLDDERLNHRVRWVYEPCEDCGRLLREFFREKRW, via the coding sequence ATGAGGGAAGCTCTCAGGGAGGCTGAGAAGGCTATCGCCCTGGGAGAGGTGCCGGTGGGCTGTGTGGTTGTAAAGGAGAACAGGATTATAGCCCGTGCCCATAACCTCACGGAAAGTTTGAAGGATGCCTCAGCCCATGCAGAGCTTCTGGCGCTCAGAGAAGCTTCAAGCAGGCTCGGAGACTGGAGATTAACAGGGTGTGAGCTCTACGTCACGTTAGAGCCTTGCATAATGTGTGCTTACGCCCTTGTCCTCTTCAGAGTGGACAAGGTAGTTTTTGGAGCTCCGGATGTAAAGCACGGAGGGGTTATGAGCCTCTATAACCTGCTTGACGATGAAAGATTGAACCACAGGGTGAGGTGGGTTTACGAACCTTGTGAGGACTGTGGTAGATTACTTAGGGAATTCTTCAGAGAGAAGAGATGGTAG